One genomic window of Oncorhynchus kisutch isolate 150728-3 linkage group LG24, Okis_V2, whole genome shotgun sequence includes the following:
- the LOC109869438 gene encoding 5'-nucleotidase domain-containing protein 2 — protein sequence MACKKVGTTLGRALWQNGNRTPPLSRSSKIINFSTSRELKSGEKKCKDQSCESNCRSAAMPLPAACSSTPAAQRHQVGGKKGPEEPLTVSGRSYSSTAPKADHRTYLWARYNEMKRLVHDLIPPSVCNLLNSSTIYANNEVSLAEVDIYGFDYDYTLALYSDALNTMIYNTARDFLIEHFKYPEGIRKYDYIPNFAARGLHYDIQKGLLMKIDAFHYIQLGTVYRGLNPVPDEEVLRLYGGTHHVPLQQVSGFYGKGPKVKQFMDIFSIPEMTLLAVANDFFISNDIEYDPEHLYKDVSEAIGMVHIKGYMYKWIMQDLEKYILGRDETYAVLHRLVSHGKKLFLITNSPFSFVDKGMRYMVGKDWRDFFDVVIVQADKPHFFNDCVKPFRRLDGNGDLQWDKINSLDKGQIYKQGNLYDFLRLTGWRGSSVLYFGDHLYSDLADLMLRHGWRTGAIVPELDLETKVVNTEQYAQSLTWLQALTGLLERMQMHRDSQSREVLQDWLKEREELRLRTKNLFNPQFGSIFRTCHNPTYFSRRLCRFSDVYMASISCLLNYDLSYTFYPRRTPLQHEAPLWMDQLCTGCMKTPFLEEMAHIR from the exons ATGGCCTGCAAAAAAGTGGGTACTACACTGGGCCGTGCATTGTGGCAAAACGGTAACAGGACACCACCCCTTTCAAGATCTTCGAAAATTATAAACTTTTCAACAAGCAGGGAATTGAAAAGTGGAGAGAAGAAATGTAAAGATCAAAGCTGTGAATCCAATTGCAGGTCGGCGGCGATGCCTTTACCTGCCGCTTGCTCCTCTACACCTGCCGCTCAAAGACATCAGGTTGGGGGCAAGAAGGGTCCCGAGGAGCCGTTGACAGTGTCTGGACGATCGTACTCCTCCACTGCCCCAAAAGCAGATCATAGGACGTACTTATGGGCACGTTATAATGAGATGAAACGGCTTGTGCACG ACCTGATCCCACCAAGTGTGTGTAACCTGCTCAACTCCTCCACTATCTACGCCAACAACGAGGTCAGCCTAGCGGAGGTGGACATCTATGGGTTTGACTATGACTACACCCTGGCCCTCTACTCCGATGCCCTCAACACTATGATCTACAACACTGCCCGAGACTTCCTCATCGAGCACTTCAAG TACCCTGAAGGTATCCGCAAATATGACTATATCCCCAACTTTGCTGCACGGGGTCTTCACTATGATATTCAAAAG GGCCTCCTGATGAAGATAGATGCTTTCCATTACATTCAGCTGGGGACTGTGTATCG GGGACTGAACCCAGTTCCAGATGAGGaggtcctgaggctctatgggggtACGCACCATGTCCCCTTGCAACAGGTCAGCGGCTTCTATGGAAAG GGACCCAAGGTTAAGCAGTTCATGGACATCTTCTCCATCCCAGAGATGACCCTCCTGGCTGTGGCCAATGATTTCTTCATCTCCAACGACATCGAGTACGATCCCGAGCACCTCTACAAAGACGTTTCA GAAGCCATTGGAATGGTTCACATCAAAGGCTACATGTACAAATGGATCATGCAAGATCTGG AGAAGTACATTCTGGGAAGGGATGAGACTTATGCTGTTCTGCATCGCCTGGTCAGCCACGGGAAGAAACTGTTCCTCATCACCAACAGCCCCTTCAGCTTTGT GGATAAAGGCATGAGGTACATGGTTGGGAAGGACTGGAGGGACTTCTTTGATGTGGTCATTGTTCAGGCAGACAAACCACACTTCTTCAATGACTGTGTCAA ACCATTTAGACGCCTGGATGGAAATGGTGACCTCCAGTGGGACAAAATAAACAGTCTGGACAAAGGACAGATCTACAAACAA GGAAACCTGTACGACTTCCTGAGGCTGACAGGCTGGAGAGGGTCCAGTGTGCTATACTTTGGAGATCATCTCTACAGTGACTTGGCT GATCTGATGCTGCGTCATGGGTGGCGTACGGGAGCCATTGTGCCTGAGCTGGATCTGGAGACCAAGGTGGTGAACACAGAACAATATGCCCAGAGCCTCACATGGCTTCAGGCCCTCACAGGCCTGCTGGAACGCATGCAG ATGCATCGGGATTCACAGTCTAGGGAGGTTCTGCAGGATtggctgaaggagagagaggagctcag ACTAAGAACAAAGAACCTCTTCAACCCCCAGTTCGGCAGCATCTTCCGCACCTGTCACAACCCCACCTACTTCTCCCGCCGCCTGTGTCGCTTCTCAGACGTCTACATGGCCTCCATCAGCTGCCTGCTGAACTACGACCTCtcctacaccttctacccccgACGCACCCCTCTGCAGCACGAGGCGCCCCTGTGGATGGACCAGCTCTGCACTGGCTGCATGAAGACCCCCTTCCTAGAGGAGATGGCCCACATTCGCTGA